Below is a genomic region from Candidatus Latescibacterota bacterium.
TCGATATCAGGATCGTCGCATCGGCATTTATCTCCCTGATCATAGTCGCTGCTTCGAACCCGCTCATCCCGCTCCTGATGTTCCAGTCGAGGATGACTACATCGAATGTTCTTCCTGCCACAAATTCATCCCTGTACCTCACCACAGCTTCCTGCCCCTCTTCCGTGGCCTCATATTCATGACCCAGAGCCCTGAACATCCTCCCTGCCACGTCCCTGATCATCTCCTCATCATCCATAAGAAGAATACGGAGCGAAGGCATCTTTCCATTTGAATGTCTATCCTGCATCCGACCCACCTCCGGATCCTGAAAAGGTAACCGGCCACGGGAAATCCCTGATGTGACAGACGAGATAATATATTTAATAGTTATTCCCCTTACCGATTCCCATTATCCTTCAACCCTTAAGCGCTGTCCAGAAATAATTTCCTGACTATCTCCCCTGCAACAAATCCGTGCTC
It encodes:
- a CDS encoding response regulator, with translation MQDRHSNGKMPSLRILLMDDEEMIRDVAGRMFRALGHEYEATEEGQEAVVRYRDEFVAGRTFDVVILDWNIRSGMSGFEAATMIREINADATILISSGNTGLITDDERFSRYFSGVLQKPYTVDDIRNVLEYFGPARSSVQVIGEKDNPSEI